The Helianthus annuus cultivar XRQ/B chromosome 11, HanXRQr2.0-SUNRISE, whole genome shotgun sequence region aaaaaaaaacatgctgTGAATTTACTGCAGCTTTCTGCACAACcggttttttttccggttttTTTATTCGGTTACtgttaaccggtttttttaaccggtttcACACACACCGGTTAATAATCGActcaaaaaccggtttttttaaaaaccggttacAACCGGTTAGGACCGGTTACAATCTTTCCCAtttaaaaccggttattaaccgtaACCGGTTagtaaaaaaccggtttttttttttgctgaaataaccgaaccggttattaaccgtAACCGGTTTTCCAAAataaccgatttgtacacctctaattgtatgtagtagtgtattaggaacataaaaatacactaaatactcccaagGAGTATCATCAACAAAATACAcataaaaatacataacaaatacCTAAGAATAATCATACAAAATAACCCATGAAAGGGGTATATGGACAATTTTtggacatatatatatatatatatctatactactttaataagcatataggaagggcaagaatggtcatttgccactttACAGGTCTTTAAAGCATATTGTACAACCAACAATAGCACAAATGTTGAATCTGATAAAGCAACAAAATTTTGGGCGGGATTTCCCTTGAGCGggaattcaaatttcaaaacaccCCCTTATTTTCATTTCAGAACattcaatctctctctctctcctcgaAACCAATCCCCCTATTCTACCTCCCTCTCCTCGAAACCTTATCTGCCCCCTCTCATCAAGACAATTTCACTAGATCCATGAAAATTTCACCAGGGATTCTTACCTCTCAATCCCGATTTAGGGATTTTTTTTAGCGTTATTGCTACCTTCGTCAAGGGTAAGTGACACCGTGTTTTGATTCTGAACACTATTTCTCATTCATTCAATGGATTTCACTTACATTTGTTTGTGTTGTGAGATGGTTCTTCTTTTTTTTGTAGGTCATGGTTTAAGGAATGTGTCACGTTTCTTCAAAGATTCCAGTCGGAATCCGAGCCGAGATAATGGCTTCCGGTGAGACGATTAGGGTTCCGATGTGCTGGACTGCCATCGCTATCAAAAAAGGTAACAACCATGTCTACctattttgtttgttatttgagtCGATCTACcttttttgtttgttatttgagtCGGATCTGTATAATACTTTCAGATATGTGTTGGGTTCCTCAAAGATATTGGTTGTGGGTGGAAGACGATGACATAAGGCTTGGTAATTTCATATCTCTATTGACCCTCACCCTAGGTACTTTGCATTTTAGTTGATTGATATTTGATTATTTGATAATTATTGTAAATATATTATGAATTTCAGttgatttatttatgtttttttgaAAGAATCAAATCCATGTTTAGTCGACCTCCGTATTTGGAGGGTAAAAGTGAAGATGACTTCTCTGACCATACTTAAAGCAAGTTGAAGTTTGCACCAGATAACGTAGATTATGTTTGAGATGCGGTTTTTAACCTTTATTTAAACAGTTTACTGTGGTTTCTAGATGCCAATGTTTGATTTATAATTACAAGTGAAGCAAGTGTTGTTTTATTAGGGGATGCGTTTAGATGGTTGGCTGGAAATCCTTCCCACAAACTGGATATAATGGCTTAGTATGGTTAACAGTAAGTCCTGCTGACCCTTCAGGCTCCACATAATTTTGATGTCTTATAAGTGAGTCGTTACCGTATTGAATGTATCCGGGTGACTCTGGCATGATCTCTTTTGATTTCATGTTACACATGAGATATGTGTGCTTCTGGGTTTTAACGGAGATTTAATTGGGAACCGGACTGATTGTTGTGCTTCTAGGTTTTAACGGAGATTTGCGATGGGCGCTTGTTTGTTCCAGTGATTGTGCTTGCCGGTTTTTTGACAATTGTTGCTCGGATTGGAGTATTTTCTCCTGTTAGATTCAAGTAAGTTTGGGTTCAATATTGTATAACTAATCACATTTTAGTCGTTGAATTTAATAATAAATTGGGATTTTAATATAATAATGCAGTGCATCAACTTGTTACTATGAGACTGATGATTCTTCATCACAGGGCCACACTCCTTTGAATGCTGCTGATGTTCCTACGCTGTTGGGAACCGGCTCCTTTTCACTTCTGAGTGGTATTTGATCATGAATACATTATGAATATTATATCCATACTTTAAAAAGTTTGAAATAGAAATAGATTTTAAGGTGTTTGTTGGCCCTACGTATTGCAGATGATGTGAAAAAGGGAGAGAATGAAGTGAGATGGCCACCAGGGTTCATGCGATGGCCTCATATGTTAGCTGATCAGGTGCGTGGGCTGGGCCTAAGGGAAATCGGTGGAGGGTTTTCTAGGCATCATCGCGCACCGACTATTCGGGCCGCTTCTTATGCCATTgtcaaaccatccaccatgtttCAAAAGATGGAAAACCTTAAGAAACTTAGAGGCCATCGGAATGCTGTCTATTGCGGTAAATGTTATATATACTTCCTCTAATATATTTGACTTTTGAAATCTATATGCACAAAGTTGAATATTTTTTTTCCAGCAATATTTGACCGATTAGGGAGATATGTTATTACTGGTTCGGATGACCTTGTGAAAATTGTTCGACGGAAACTGCTCTATGCTTGGCCAGCTGTCGCGGACACGATGTGAGCTCAACTACCATACAAAATCACATTTTCACCCTTTAATTTGTTAACTCATCTGAGTAACTTATTATCAATATACGTTTCAATAGGGTGACATTACAGACCTTGATGTGAGCTTCAACAATTTATTTGTTGCTTCTGCATTATTCGAGTTGTAAGTATATCATTTGCcatatttaaacttgtttgaaagtttgactttggtcaactgAAATATCTGTGGTGGGTACAGTGGCGAATAGCTGATGGACTTCCAATTTCAATATTGCGTGGACACACAGGAGCAGTTACGACAATTGCCTTTATTCCTAGACTAGGCTCTGTTCATCAGATGACCCACAAATTTTGGCGATGTATGCTATTTATTACACATTTCATTTGGAATGCAATTGAGTAAATACAATACAACATTTTAACTTCTTGTGTTGAACACAGGGTACTGTACTTGCTTCCCAATAAGGTAGAAGTGCAGCAGCTTACCGCAGCGTTAGCCGGCTGCAGAACATTGGCAGAAGAACACACTGCGTTAGCCGGCTGCAGAACATTGGCCATATTCTCCCTTCGCAGTCCATCTAACTTGAAAATGGGAAATAACTTTGCGCTCCATCAGTCGACAGTTGGAGCTTGTGGGCTTTCACAAGTTGAATCCAAAAGGGTAACAAGTTTCTCAAGAAAAAAGTACTTGTAGAAATGTTGGTATGCATAAAGCActtaagaattttttttttggcagAAGTGGCACTATGCGAAGAACTTGCTAATACAGTGGATAAAAGCGCTTTCATCCAGCCCCTATCTATATCTTGTAGCTGTCACTCCAATGAAGGTAAAGGAATATGCATGTatgcttggttttaaaaagtAAGAGACGCAtaaaagcgacgaggtctaaaacTAAGACGCGAAgcgcaaaaaaaaaaacccaaggTACAACAGTAAGATGCATAAAAACGCCTTGGGAACAAGAGGCGCGCGCCTCAGGCCAAAAAAGCACAGAAAAATCCCCAAAAAGCACGCTTTTTTGGGGCTTCTTGTAATTACTCTAGGCGCTGAGCGAAAAAGCCCCAAGGTGTGAGCCTTTTTGCGCCTCACGCTTAAGCGCACCTGAGCCCTTTTTAAAACCCAGCATGTATGTTTATTATTGATACATAATTATGGATTTGCTTATTGAGGTATGACTGTGTATGTTGACAGGCCAAACAGACCCTGCTGATGTTTTGCAGTATGATCTAATGCAGGTCAAGGTTAGTACAAGTTTCTATAGTATGATGTTTTGATAGATAACATGATTTTTGATGTTGTCCTGGCACAAATGTAGACCATGTAAAAGAATAAATAATATAAGAGTTCTGTTGGTTCTTCTTATTGGTGGTTGATGACTGAAGTTGAGATCAGAAACATTAACCGGGTATTTAGATGCTTTTAACATGCTAAATAACCTATTTTTAAGAATTATAATTATAATGTTATTTGGTAACATGGTTTTTGTTATCATATCTAATATGGTAAttattgaaaatttaaaaaagatGGAGAAAAAagtcaatgttttaaaaaccggtttacATCAGTCGGTTGAATCAGTTTACAACGGCCGGTTAAACCGGATATTGGAAGCTTGGCCGGCATGAATCATACTGGTAAATTGAGAGGACGATAAAGAAGTTGTACTTCCGGAAATTTGGGTTACACCGGTTTAAACGGGTATACTGATACTTTGTCAAAGGTTAAAATTTGGCCTAATCATCTTTTATGGGCCCAAAGATTTATCTTCTTGATAAAATCTAGCGTCCAAAAAGGTACCAACAGTGAATTTTTGGATTATTTATATTGTGGATTAACTtttgtaatgtttttttattataGAATGATGTAGTTTTCGATTATTTTTTAAGTTGAAATTGTATTTTATGGATTTATAGAGTAattagtcaacccggttgaaccgccaAGTACAACTCgattcaaccggttgaaccactTCTGAGTCTAACCCGGTACGATTggaaaaccggtttttaaaacattggaaaAAGTGTTGGCGGGTCAGCGCCGTTAGATCTAATAAAGAATTAATCATCACACCCGTGTATTCAGGAACATTAAAAACTTTAATTATTTTATGAAGGTGAAGGATACTTTTTCTGTTCAAACGTGGTAGAGAAGTACATGTCACTATCACCAAAATTGTATTTTGCATGATAGGTTATTACCACTATTTTAATGGTGTTTGAATGGTAATCAAATCATGTAGATGAGGTAATGGGGATATGTAATACTTAACATTGGATCTCATCGCAATATATATGTATATCGGTAAATTGTTATTCTTAAATTACTATGTGTATGACTGatatctttttatttatttttttaattaaaatgttTATAACTGATATTTTCTATTTAATTAAGATCCGGAAAGCATGATAGCCCACACCGGTGCTACAAATAAGAAAACAAACCGAAAGATTATATAATATATCGTGAGAGAATTGATAGACTAATAGAAAAAGAGTGTTGCGTCGTTAAATACCACCATCGTTAATGACCGTTCTAAATTATCGTtgccgccgcatcgcgcgggtaaacggctagtatatatatatatatatatatgtatatatatatatatatatatatatatatatatatatatatatatatatatatatatatatatcttttacCAAGTAATGAGAATGATAcaaaaatcggaaaataataagaataaatatatatattttacaagataacaaaatatatatatttcacacaagtcataaaaatatattatttttaagaaatataattccggaaagtattaaaaatcaaagtattgatttttggcaaataatgtaaaatacacaagtatttacataaaaatacaaatatactttcctaagtatacTTGCACAAAAAAATATTGgcaatattatttaacaaaatacttatatttattttcaaaaaataatataagtaacatatTTTGAATAAGTTAGAAATAGTTTATTTTTAACACTTATTGATCTTCTTCGATCacataaacaaatatatatttttggaagtaaaatatatatttacgaAAGGACAATACAAATTCTGAATACAAGAACACGACGAACGAGCGAGACCTGACAAACAAGGGCACGACCCTCGCACATGATGAACATACACAGAACAAATACATAAACCTGATATGGTGACTTGTACTCCGTGTGTTACAAGTCTAGTGAGTAACGTACATAGAacacgtataggttacgacgCTTACGAGACAAACCTGGTGAAGTTTACGACCTAAGATACGCAAAACTGtaagttcatgtccccacttttaaacttttacttgttttctaaacttggaGAAAATACATGTACTATGGTATGTAGaacacaaaactaaggaatgacacATAGATCATGTGATGAATAGGGtgacataagcaccattaatcaactatATACCTAGActgcggaacaaaaggttagatctaatgggtttcaggcagccaCACTCCGGGCCACATTCTACCTAGAGCGGTTTTGTGTATCAAGTCGTAAATTGACAGAAAAATGCCTATTGTTTGGATGCTTACTATGTTGTGACATATGTTAATGTCCTCGCAAAACATTAGTGATCTCGTATTCCTTACATTTGCATAACACAGTTTACAGAtatgttttacaaattacatgccatgttttcatacaagtatacaaacattctatacgaaaactccatgaattcacaccaacttttgttgacgattttcaaaacttacatgtatttcagggaactaagtggatgTGTCGAGGTCTCTTGCTCAAGAATGTCGTTTGTGTTTCTAGTTGTAATGTGTCGAGGCTCCAATGCCACTTTTGTTGGATTTGCTTGATAGGTCCGAAACGATCCGGTTTCAGTCTTGGTTCGGTGAAAAATACTGAGACGGGTGATTCGAGCCAATAACAATCGATAATAAACAAGAAAGATTGAAACTTTAATGATTGTACCAAAGAAAGTTTCATTGATTTGATAAAAGAGATACAAAGATAATcatccaccccgggtgagctccccTGGGGTGGTGGCTCACAAAATACACACCCTCCAAGTGAGGTGTAGTACTTTATATATAGCCCCTGAGCCTTGTCCTCCAAGCAAGCCGCCCCTTGCATGGAAAACCACCTAAAGACGCTGAAAAATataaactatataaaataaaCTCGCTACATCATACGAACAATAATACCGCTAATAAGGTCGCCAtaattgataacatcattctcTAATTTGACCCAACAATATTCCCCCCAGAATGACGCTATCAATTCTTCAAATGATCTTCATAAGTATGTCTGACATCGTCTTCGAATCTTCACAAATCGGCTAAATACCCAAAATCTTCATTGTCGTTTTCCCCCGCAAATGTAGACCCTCCTATATCTTGTCGATCAAAGCTCCTTATCTTACTTTTGAAGATACAATTGTAATAGGCATATGATAGGGTTCGAACTCCAATGATAAAAATTAAATAACTAGCTTCATCATGAGAATCTTCAATTCTGTCAGATTGCATTTAGCTCCCGATCCAACGCTAAAATCGCCAATAATTTATTTGGTGACAAAAACACAAAACCCACCAAAGTCGCTGGCCCGTAAAATAATCTTGTACTCCCGGCCCACCAAAACCAAATAAATATCTCAAATGACCAAACACTTAAAAAGCAACACATAGTAAAAACCCTATTATC contains the following coding sequences:
- the LOC110889941 gene encoding bromodomain and WD repeat-containing protein 3-like, with protein sequence MVNMIVLAGFLTIVARIGVFSPVRFNASTCYYETDDSSSQGHTPLNAADVPTLLGTGSFSLLSDDVKKGENEVRWPPGFMRWPHMLADQVRGLGLREIGGGFSRHHRAPTIRAASYAIVKPSTMFQKMENLKKLRGHRNAVYCAIFDRLGRYVITGSDDLVKIVRRKLLYAWPAVADTMVTLQTLM